One window of the Methyloprofundus sedimenti genome contains the following:
- the cas6e gene encoding type I-E CRISPR-associated protein Cas6/Cse3/CasE: protein MYISQVVLKSTDSYEQHQAIWSLFPNTPERKRDHLYRIESQNKEKIVALLQSSTEPKSSDKVEVLKSKVFQLNLVNGDYCRFKLVAHPTKRLSKARNVIEIQDQAEQIQWLQRKLTGANVTVTSMDSALVDSRKIYKSRFVTFEGILQITDADKIHNAVVMGVGRKKHAGAGLLSLARTQ, encoded by the coding sequence ATGTATATCTCACAGGTGGTTTTAAAATCCACTGACAGTTATGAGCAGCATCAAGCGATTTGGAGTTTATTTCCCAATACACCTGAACGAAAACGTGATCATTTGTATCGAATTGAAAGCCAAAACAAGGAGAAAATTGTCGCTCTGTTGCAATCATCCACTGAACCTAAAAGTAGTGACAAGGTAGAAGTTCTAAAAAGTAAAGTCTTTCAGTTGAATTTGGTAAATGGTGATTATTGTAGATTTAAACTTGTCGCACATCCTACCAAACGATTAAGTAAAGCTAGAAATGTGATTGAAATTCAAGATCAGGCAGAACAAATTCAGTGGTTGCAGCGTAAATTAACGGGGGCAAATGTTACAGTGACCTCAATGGACTCTGCATTAGTGGATAGCCGAAAAATTTATAAATCCCGCTTTGTAACCTTTGAAGGCATATTACAAATAACCGATGCCGATAAAATTCATAATGCGGTTGTGATGGGGGTAGGTCGTAAAAAACATGCAGGCGCTGGATTATTATCGCTTGCCAGAACACAATAA
- a CDS encoding IS1595 family transposase, which yields MKAPEFLEFISEINQLDHHQRTVLTKALDQLEDEPKVFDLIETIFDSKGKCPHCSHTESHRHGIKDGLQRYRCKACKKTFNALTGTPLAHLRLKSKWLDYLGAIAESLTVRQAAKEINVHRTTTFRWRHRFLSWIQQDRPSALHGITEADETYLLESHKGERHLNRQPRKRGGCATKRGISDEQMCILIARDRSKQTVDFVTGNGPISKIVLDTHLKPILDQDALLVSDGNPTYGAFCKAEKVSHEIVNMSQGQRVTKGAYHIQNVNAYHHRFKSWLDRFHGVATKYLPNYLAWCRIMDRNHNLTPEQLLHSALGDFQYLTVT from the coding sequence ATGAAAGCCCCAGAGTTTTTAGAGTTCATTTCCGAAATAAATCAACTTGACCACCATCAACGCACTGTTCTAACGAAAGCACTGGATCAACTAGAGGACGAACCTAAGGTTTTTGATTTAATTGAAACAATATTTGATAGCAAAGGTAAATGCCCTCATTGCTCCCATACCGAAAGCCACAGGCATGGTATAAAAGATGGCCTTCAGCGCTACCGCTGTAAAGCCTGCAAAAAGACATTTAATGCTTTGACAGGAACGCCTCTTGCTCATCTACGCCTCAAGTCAAAGTGGCTTGATTACTTAGGAGCTATCGCAGAATCATTGACTGTCCGGCAGGCAGCTAAAGAAATTAATGTGCATCGAACTACAACCTTTCGATGGCGGCACCGTTTTTTAAGCTGGATTCAGCAGGATCGTCCCAGTGCTCTTCATGGCATTACAGAAGCTGATGAAACCTACTTACTTGAGTCACATAAAGGAGAACGCCATCTCAATCGTCAACCAAGGAAACGAGGGGGCTGTGCGACTAAGCGAGGGATTTCTGATGAGCAAATGTGCATTTTAATTGCTCGTGATCGCTCAAAACAAACCGTAGATTTTGTGACAGGTAATGGCCCAATAAGCAAAATTGTTCTTGATACGCATTTAAAGCCAATACTAGACCAGGATGCCCTCCTTGTGAGTGATGGCAATCCAACTTATGGTGCATTTTGTAAAGCTGAAAAAGTATCTCATGAAATCGTTAACATGAGTCAAGGGCAGCGGGTGACTAAAGGGGCCTATCATATACAAAATGTCAATGCATACCACCACCGTTTTAAATCATGGCTAGACCGCTTTCATGGTGTAGCCACCAAGTATTTACCTAATTATTTGGCTTGGTGCAGAATTATGGATCGGAACCACAATCTAACCCCTGAGCAATTGTTACATTCTGCTCTGGGTGATTTTCAATACTTAACGGTGACATAG
- a CDS encoding helix-turn-helix transcriptional regulator, translated as MLKKHNLFKENNGSFDRIYRLHRIFSNHRTPVSVKQIMAHLECSKSSADRDIQVLRDYLNAPVEYNREANGYFYNQQTAVKSYELPGLWFSSEELHGLLICQQILQNISPGIFSDLIESLHQRINKMLSRENSPQPDISEKIQVTTVGRRLQDDRYFKKITSALFSNKQIRIQYRSRKQGRENSERILSGQKLIY; from the coding sequence GTGTTAAAAAAACATAATTTATTTAAGGAAAACAATGGATCGTTTGACAGAATATATCGTTTACATAGAATATTTAGTAACCACCGTACTCCAGTCTCAGTTAAACAAATCATGGCGCATCTGGAATGTTCTAAATCCAGCGCTGACAGAGACATACAAGTATTACGAGATTACCTTAATGCTCCCGTTGAGTATAACCGCGAAGCGAACGGCTATTTTTATAACCAGCAAACAGCTGTGAAATCCTATGAGTTACCTGGTTTATGGTTTAGTTCAGAAGAATTACATGGGCTGTTGATTTGTCAGCAAATACTGCAAAATATCAGCCCTGGAATTTTCAGTGATCTGATTGAAAGTTTGCATCAACGGATTAATAAGATGCTCAGTCGGGAAAATAGCCCGCAACCCGATATCTCCGAAAAAATACAGGTCACGACTGTCGGCAGGCGCTTACAGGATGACAGATATTTTAAAAAGATAACCAGCGCTCTATTCAGTAATAAACAAATACGCATCCAATATCGATCCAGAAAGCAAGGCCGGGAAAACAGCGAACGGATACTCTCAGGACAAAAACTCATATATTAA
- a CDS encoding WYL domain-containing protein, whose product MHSSYGIFTGKAEHTALLEFSKARANWVVDELWHAEQQGEWLSNDNYQLSFPFSDSRELIMNILKHGAEVMVIALEFLKAAVKEEINKMQKNYHCLTE is encoded by the coding sequence TTGCATTCCTCATACGGCATATTTACCGGAAAAGCTGAACATACAGCACTACTGGAGTTTAGCAAAGCCCGTGCAAATTGGGTAGTTGATGAACTTTGGCATGCTGAGCAACAAGGTGAATGGCTGAGTAACGACAACTATCAACTGAGTTTTCCCTTTAGTGACAGCCGGGAGTTAATCATGAATATTCTCAAACATGGCGCAGAAGTCATGGTGATAGCACTGGAGTTTTTAAAAGCAGCGGTTAAGGAAGAAATCAATAAAATGCAAAAAAATTATCACTGCCTCACCGAATGA